One Lysinibacillus sp. OF-1 DNA segment encodes these proteins:
- a CDS encoding copper oxidase yields MVITPGIKDLPYVTQVNGTKFFTLIAEEITWELVDGIFIQAWGYNGSTPGPTIRVYPGDHICIRVINRLPEKTSVHWHGLLVPNTMDGVPPIEPSPFIEPGHYFDYHFTIKNPPGTYMYHSHVNVAVQDNAGLLGGFIVEDPCLQNISQHKDYLCLLQEWAVDQLSWGKLTKGTYPLNFIKPEFNFFTINGKCYPFTKPLAVHLGDTVKIRFGNIQMHHHPIHLHGHQFHVVGADGFPIASHTQIAKNTILVASGETWDISFTANNPGIWPIHCHMPHHVTNNGAPGIGGMFTTVNYL; encoded by the coding sequence ATGGTTATCACCCCTGGTATTAAAGATTTACCCTATGTCACGCAAGTAAATGGTACGAAGTTTTTCACTTTGATTGCAGAAGAAATAACGTGGGAGCTTGTCGATGGAATCTTCATTCAGGCGTGGGGCTACAACGGTTCCACACCTGGGCCAACCATTCGTGTTTATCCGGGGGATCATATATGTATTCGTGTCATTAATCGACTACCTGAAAAAACTAGTGTACATTGGCACGGCTTACTTGTCCCGAACACAATGGATGGTGTTCCTCCCATTGAACCGTCACCTTTTATCGAGCCAGGGCATTATTTCGATTATCATTTTACAATTAAAAACCCTCCCGGAACATATATGTATCATTCGCATGTGAATGTCGCTGTGCAAGATAATGCTGGCCTTTTAGGCGGATTTATCGTTGAAGACCCATGCTTACAAAACATTTCTCAGCACAAGGATTATCTATGCCTATTACAAGAATGGGCTGTCGATCAATTATCCTGGGGGAAGCTTACAAAAGGTACGTATCCTTTAAACTTTATTAAGCCTGAATTTAATTTCTTCACGATCAATGGCAAATGCTATCCTTTCACAAAGCCATTAGCCGTACATTTGGGTGATACTGTAAAAATTCGTTTTGGCAACATCCAAATGCATCACCATCCCATCCATTTACACGGTCACCAATTCCATGTCGTTGGGGCAGATGGTTTTCCTATCGCTAGCCACACACAAATTGCTAAAAACACCATTCTTGTTGCCTCTGGTGAAACATGGGATATAAGCTTTACGGCTAATAACCCTGGTATCTGGCCCATCCATTGCCATATGCCCCATCATGTTACAAACAATGGCGCACCTGGTATTGGGGGCATGTTTACTACAGTGAATTATCTTTAA
- a CDS encoding S-layer homology domain-containing protein codes for MKKVMLAGALSIACLTGGFGGQAQAQETVNVANIIHPKQAVAATSQLQAMSYQDIYKMLLLSKIGFENDEVSIVTTKNSITVKISLESILQSYKDGTNLYPEGEKEFKENYEELKKLFGNAIQIKITQTGNGFKSEVYTAGKWEAVSTEDLNDMVQVFARADVELKPGGYFKDAIGHWAESYIQLLYQADIITGTSATTFNPNGQVTRGELAAIIFRASGLNVNEDYEGPATYTDLNGFWGAKEVAILEEYGLIDIFNGEKFEPKKPVTREEMAYITARYLESMEVNVSQVSTTNTFTDKNQMRKETVEAIGLLQHLGILNGTNGKFNPKGNLTRAEVSKILTLTLMLLSEEE; via the coding sequence ATGAAAAAAGTAATGTTAGCTGGTGCACTAAGTATTGCATGTTTAACAGGAGGATTTGGTGGACAGGCACAGGCACAGGAAACTGTAAATGTGGCAAATATTATCCATCCAAAGCAGGCTGTTGCAGCTACTAGTCAATTACAGGCAATGTCCTATCAAGATATTTATAAAATGCTATTGCTATCTAAAATAGGCTTTGAGAATGATGAAGTCTCGATTGTTACAACGAAAAATAGTATTACAGTAAAAATTTCGTTAGAGTCGATTCTTCAATCCTACAAGGATGGTACAAACCTATATCCAGAGGGAGAAAAAGAATTTAAAGAAAACTACGAAGAGCTTAAAAAGTTATTCGGTAATGCGATTCAAATAAAAATTACGCAAACTGGCAATGGTTTTAAGAGTGAAGTTTATACAGCAGGGAAATGGGAAGCTGTTAGCACAGAGGATTTAAATGATATGGTTCAAGTATTTGCTCGTGCAGATGTTGAGTTAAAGCCAGGTGGTTATTTTAAGGATGCCATTGGTCATTGGGCTGAGAGCTATATCCAATTGCTATATCAAGCTGATATTATCACGGGTACATCTGCCACAACTTTTAATCCGAATGGACAAGTAACTAGAGGAGAATTAGCGGCCATTATTTTCCGAGCATCTGGCTTAAATGTAAATGAAGATTATGAGGGACCAGCTACTTATACGGACCTGAATGGATTCTGGGGTGCAAAGGAAGTAGCGATTCTAGAAGAGTATGGCTTAATTGATATTTTTAATGGTGAAAAATTTGAGCCGAAAAAGCCTGTTACACGCGAGGAAATGGCATACATTACTGCTAGATATTTAGAAAGTATGGAAGTTAATGTTTCACAAGTGAGCACAACTAATACTTTCACAGATAAAAATCAAATGCGTAAAGAAACAGTAGAAGCTATTGGTCTCTTACAGCATTTAGGAATTTTAAATGGCACGAATGGGAAGTTTAACCCGAAAGGAAATCTGACTCGTGCAGAGGTTTCTAAAATTTTAACGCTTACTTTAATGCTACTAAGTGAAGAAGAATAA